The Atribacterota bacterium nucleotide sequence CGTCCGGTAATCGAGGCAGTATTGACAATATGCCCAAATCCCTGTTCCCGCATAATAGGTATTGCAGTATAGGTACCATAAATAATCCCCATCAGATTGATGTCAATAACAGTTTTCCAAATTTCAAAGGTAACTTTCTCTGTAGGTAAAGTCACCCCTATTCCAGCATTGTTGAAGACAAAATCCAAATGTCCATTAAAATCCCTGGCTTTACTAATCAGGTTCTCAATCTGTTCTAATTTAGTCACATCAGTTATTACAGAATAGACTTTACCAGGATAATCCTTATTGAGGCGTTTAATCTCTCTGGCAAGGTTTTCTTGATTCAAATCACCCATAAATACTGCGCTGGCTCCCGTTGCCGGTAAATTTTCAGTTAAACCCAGTCCAATCCCAGAAGCAGCCCCTGTCACCACTGCTACTTTATTCTCAAAATATTCAGCCATTTCTTTCTCCTTTTCTCTATCTGTATTGTTAAGGTAAAATCTTAGAATCCCCAACATTAAGCTGGGCTGACCCTTTTAATATCATTGCATTGGCATACCTTACAATTGGTAATTCAGCCAGGGCTTTAATAATATGCCATTGCATAGGATTTTCTTCTTTTACAAGCTGGTTCCATTGTATATTACCATCCCCTATCCAGCCTTGAATGAAGGTCGCTTCTTGAGGATAGAGAGTGGCATGGCTTAGAGTAGCTCCACCTTTACCCAGGTTAGGTAAATAACGCCAGCCAAATAGATTTATTTTGGGGTTTTCATTTAACTTTTCAATGTCAGCCTTTGCTAATTCTGCCTTCTTATAAAAATCCATCTTTAGAAAAGTATTGCTTTCATAACTGGCAGTAGTAAACCAATGATCATTCAGATAACGTTCATTGGCAATATCGGCAAATATTTTGGGAACCCCATCCTCTTCCCGTCCTCCGATAATTGGACAGGTTTTATTTTCCCATACAACCAGAGCATATTCTCCTGTAAGACCTTCAGAGCTACCTGTATATTTTACCGGTGCTGTAACCTGGATGAGCCGGTATTCTCCACCCGCCATCCAATCCACATCCCGACAGTTACTATACTGTACATTAACCAGAGGTTTAAGCAAGTCAAACTCCTCAGGAATGTATTGCAATAATACTTCCGGTTTGGTTTCATACTGTATGACAATATTGGTTATATCATTATATTTAACTCTTACTGGATAAAACTGATACCCTCCAAAATGAGCAGGCATTTTGTAGACAAAACCATCTTGAAATTGAAACTTTCCTTTCATTATTTCCCCCTATTTATCAAAAATGAAAAATGTATAATAATGTTTTTCGAACTGATATCATCATTTGGACTTTTAAACTGTTAGCAAAAATATTAAAGCAATTTAACTAAAGGTTTATTTATCATCTTGGCATATTTTATCTTTTTTGCCTGTCATCACCTTCTTTAGTTTTATTGGAGAAAACAAACCGTCCATGTTCTTGTTAGAGGTATTTTAAAAAATCTAAAATACTATTTTTTAAAAAATATGTTATCATGTAAGGGCCATAATCCATTATTTTTTGAAAGTTCAATTCAGGATTATTTGTACCTGCTGATTGCTTATTTTTAGGCAAAATAATCAGCTAGCTTATAATGAAGGCAGAAAGCAGGCAGTCCGGCCGTCCCAAAAGGGGAAACTCATTGAGTTGGGATCCGTAACTTTGTGTCCCATTCTTGCGAATGGTAAACCTTTATCGGCTTAGAGCTTTAATTTAGAATAGAAAAAATATTTATTTTTTTATATATTATTATTTATTATATATTTTTAATTATAATTATATTTTTTTCTTACTGTCAATATATTTTATGTAAAAAATACAGTGTCTTACATAGGTATTAATTTTTGTAATTCTTAAAGAAAAGAAACAAGAAACGCATCAAGGACATCTTTGCCTTATAATGAATTAAAGGAAAGCAAAATAAATAATCAATATAGAAATATTGATTTACTAATCGGAAGGTGGCTGACAGTCAAGACACCAATATATTGCACCACCCAGATAAGAAGTCTTTTTAATAACAGCTCCACATACCGGACACGGCTTCCCGACGGTATTTTTACTGAGTATTGTCCTATACCCGCCTGCTTTTCCAAATAAATCTTTTTCGGTGTCACGTCCTCCAAGCCTCGTCATTTCCGCCAAAGTATCTTTGATTGAACTGAACAAACCGGTATATTCTTTTTCCGTGATTGACTTCATTTTCCGCCTGGGATGAATGCCGGCATAAAAGAGGATATCCTGCAGTACACCGTTACCCAGGCCAGGGATACGCTGCCCGGTAGCAAGAAAGGCTTTGGCTGAGAGTTTACCAAGTGCTTCAGTATACAATGAATGAAAGTAGGTTTTGTCAAAATCATCACTAAGCGGGTTGGGTTTTTCTTTAGCAATGAGATAGTATTTGTTGTCATAGGTTCCCTTCCTGAATGCCAGGACGGTTCCATACATCTGAACTGAACAAACTAAAGTGCTCTTATCATCAAATTCGAGTAAAAGCTGGTGTTTTGTTGAGGTTTTACTTGAATTATCATAATAACGAAGGTTAGCTCCATCACCGAGAACAATCCGGCGGTCACCGGCAGAAATCTCAATCATTGCCCCCATACCGATGCTGTTTCCTATGACTTGTCCGATAAGCAGTGCATGATAACCGGCAGGGTCGCCATGATAGAAAGCAAACTTGTGTGGCGAAGCATTGGCAATCACTTTGTAAATTGTTTTTCCCGGTACTGTTTCGTTAAGCTGTCTGGCAATGGTCATACTCTCTGGTATCTCCAGCATTGTATTAAAACCTCCTAATACTGATAATTAATAAATATTAATCTGATTATATCAAAAATCTTCTTCACTAATGTGTATGATACGAATAGAAATCTAATATTTAATTTATCTATCTAACCAATGTGAAAAACTTGTCTCTGTATTTATTCTTTACTCTTCTTATTCGTTATTTATATAAGTAAATTATAAAACCTAAATATAATATCTTCCCCAAATTTAAACTCTCAAGCTAATTTTCTCAAGAATCCTGTCTCTGATCTACTTGCCTGAAAATCATTACCAACGATTAATCCAGGAATGAGATTAGCAATAAGTAAAGATGATCCAAAAAGAATTGACAGTAATCCCAAAGTTAGCTGTGCTGTAAAAAGCTTCACTAAGACTGGAGAGTGGAGCTATGCGGTTGTATCGATTTTTTTAGAATAGTAATAAGAAATTTCCCTAACGAAATCATACCACCAATACTATTAGGCACCCCAACGAATACGATTAACTGCAAAACTAGAATTCCCGGGATAAGACAAAATATAATTCCCAAAGAAGCAAATAGTAGTCCCAGTAAAATCAGGAGCTAGATGCGAGAGAAAGCGTCTAAGGGGGGAGTATTTCCTTGCTCAGCTTTGAGCTTCTATATACACTAAATATTCCCTATTCTTTTCTTATTAATTGTTATCTTTTTTATGTTTAATAAATAACTCTTTTTCCCCTTGCTGTCAATTAAATTCATTAATAACGATAGCAAGAAATCTTATAGTCTAACCAATATTTTCTATTCTTGAAGTGCTTTTCATTTACTTGGAATCATAAGA carries:
- a CDS encoding SDR family oxidoreductase; the protein is MAEYFENKVAVVTGAASGIGLGLTENLPATGASAVFMGDLNQENLAREIKRLNKDYPGKVYSVITDVTKLEQIENLISKARDFNGHLDFVFNNAGIGVTLPTEKVTFEIWKTVIDINLMGIIYGTYTAIPIMREQGFGHIVNTASITGRVPVPYQAVYAASKSAVISMTESLQYELETEGVQFSVFCPGNVKTGIFGNTPPPDAITVKEAVDYIFQELEKKSLIIIFPQTMRNVDILYRENRAEFNHFARKLAAERRENYRTKGTYY
- a CDS encoding acetoacetate decarboxylase family protein, yielding MKGKFQFQDGFVYKMPAHFGGYQFYPVRVKYNDITNIVIQYETKPEVLLQYIPEEFDLLKPLVNVQYSNCRDVDWMAGGEYRLIQVTAPVKYTGSSEGLTGEYALVVWENKTCPIIGGREEDGVPKIFADIANERYLNDHWFTTASYESNTFLKMDFYKKAELAKADIEKLNENPKINLFGWRYLPNLGKGGATLSHATLYPQEATFIQGWIGDGNIQWNQLVKEENPMQWHIIKALAELPIVRYANAMILKGSAQLNVGDSKILP
- a CDS encoding endonuclease VIII; amino-acid sequence: MLEIPESMTIARQLNETVPGKTIYKVIANASPHKFAFYHGDPAGYHALLIGQVIGNSIGMGAMIEISAGDRRIVLGDGANLRYYDNSSKTSTKHQLLLEFDDKSTLVCSVQMYGTVLAFRKGTYDNKYYLIAKEKPNPLSDDFDKTYFHSLYTEALGKLSAKAFLATGQRIPGLGNGVLQDILFYAGIHPRRKMKSITEKEYTGLFSSIKDTLAEMTRLGGRDTEKDLFGKAGGYRTILSKNTVGKPCPVCGAVIKKTSYLGGAIYWCLDCQPPSD